GACCGTCGCGGCCGACACCTCGTATTTATTTCCGATTTCTGTGACTTCCAGGTCGCCTAGGAGAGGGGAGTCTATCATCAAGGTAGGTCAGAATCGGGTTACGTCCAACGTTTTGGGGCGATTCGCCAGCCGGTGTTTGTTCATCACGTACCGGTCGATCCGAGGGGGCAGTATGCTTCTAGCAAGATTCCTCTATCCGCACACCACTGTTTCAAGGCATGCTGTGGGCAATAAGGATGGAGTTCGACCTGGATAAGGATATTGGTTAATAAAAATGTCACGTCGGGTTCGAGACTTGGGCCTACTTGGTTCACGGCAGGGACGACTTCCCATGTCTTCTCGAGAGTCTCCAAGTAAGGGATACTCCAGTTAGACAATCCGATGGCCTTGACCTTGCCGCTACGGTACACCGTCTCCATCTGCTTCCAGGTATCCTTCTGGTCCCAAGAAGTATCAACAGCGCGGGTACCGTCCGGGTTGCAGGGCAGGAGCTGAGAAGTCTCGTTAGGGATGAGGCGGCTAACCAGAAAAGAAAGTGACTGTTAGCAATAGTTTTGAGGGTGAGGGCTATACGTCAAGACAAAGACGAACATTGGCCAGTGGACCAAGTACAGATCCAAGTAATCGGTTTGAAGATCCTTTAGGGTCTGTGCAAGGCCCTCAGAAACGTTGGTTTGGTGAGTAttccagctgcagaagacaTTTGTGAGAA
This sequence is a window from Aspergillus puulaauensis MK2 DNA, chromosome 6, nearly complete sequence. Protein-coding genes within it:
- a CDS encoding uncharacterized protein (COG:C;~EggNog:ENOG410PFT7;~InterPro:IPR018170,IPR020471,IPR036812,IPR023210;~PFAM:PF00248;~go_function: GO:0016491 - oxidoreductase activity [Evidence IEA];~go_process: GO:0055114 - oxidation-reduction process [Evidence IEA]) produces the protein MSVPSHFTLNTGASIPAIGLGTWQAKPGEVGKAVSHALKVGYRHLDCALIYQNEKEVGDAIKTSGVPREEIFITSKVWNTHQTNVSEGLAQTLKDLQTDYLDLYLVHWPIRLIPNETSQLLPCNPDGTRAVDTSWDQKDTWKQMETVYRSGKVKAIGLSNWSIPYLETLEKTWEVVPAVNQVELHPYCPQHALKQWCADRGILLEAYCPLGSTDSPLLGDLEVTEIGNKYEVSAATVLISYQVNRGCIVLPKSVTASRIEANLKLIALSKEDMDILEGMAAAGKQQRVNTPLWGHDLGFDDWYGPGNVNAPEK